One Leptolyngbya ohadii IS1 genomic window carries:
- a CDS encoding ABC exporter membrane fusion protein has translation MVQGQKFGAMQNSSPAGAIGRRLPTKPLLIIGTLILLGGGGAYALWRSTASQPVQPEVAPRVQTVTALGYLEPRGEVIKLSAPSPGGSTSRVEQLLVKQGEVVKAGQIIAVLDSRDRLQAALVEAQKQVNVAQSNLAVVKAGAKRGEVNAQQAEIARLAAQRQGDVQAQAATVARLEAELQNAQAEAQRYELLYQQGAVSASLRDSKALTLATAQRNLQEAQVVLQRIQSTRSPELAAAVATLDRIAEVRPVDVAAAQAQVEGAIAAVQQAKAQLDLATVRAPQDGVVLEIHTRPGELISSDGIVELGQTQQMTARLEVYETEIGKVKLGQRVKLYADSFSDPLNGNVIEIGVQVKRQNVINSDTSANIDARVVEVRVQLDPASVQQVAGLTNLQVTGEIQR, from the coding sequence ATGGTTCAGGGTCAGAAGTTCGGGGCAATGCAAAACAGTTCTCCCGCTGGGGCGATCGGCAGACGGCTTCCCACAAAACCGCTTCTCATAATCGGGACGTTGATTCTTCTGGGCGGCGGCGGAGCATACGCTCTGTGGCGATCGACTGCCTCACAGCCTGTGCAACCAGAGGTCGCTCCTCGCGTTCAAACCGTGACGGCGTTAGGCTATCTGGAACCGCGTGGCGAAGTGATCAAACTATCAGCACCCAGTCCTGGCGGCAGTACAAGTCGGGTTGAGCAGCTTCTGGTCAAACAGGGTGAAGTCGTCAAAGCGGGACAGATCATTGCTGTTTTAGACAGCCGCGATCGTCTGCAAGCTGCCCTTGTTGAGGCACAAAAGCAGGTCAATGTTGCCCAATCGAATCTGGCAGTCGTGAAAGCCGGCGCAAAACGCGGCGAAGTGAATGCTCAACAGGCAGAAATTGCGCGACTAGCGGCACAGCGGCAGGGGGACGTTCAGGCACAGGCGGCGACCGTTGCCCGATTGGAGGCGGAACTGCAAAATGCCCAGGCAGAAGCACAGCGGTATGAATTGCTCTACCAGCAAGGAGCCGTTTCAGCCTCGCTGCGGGATAGTAAAGCTTTGACTCTAGCAACTGCTCAACGCAATTTGCAGGAGGCACAGGTTGTTTTACAGCGCATTCAATCGACCCGATCGCCTGAACTTGCTGCTGCCGTTGCCACACTGGATCGCATTGCTGAAGTACGTCCGGTCGATGTTGCTGCTGCCCAGGCACAGGTGGAAGGGGCGATCGCGGCAGTGCAGCAGGCAAAGGCGCAGCTTGATCTAGCAACCGTTCGTGCGCCTCAGGATGGCGTAGTGCTGGAGATTCATACTCGTCCAGGAGAACTGATTTCAAGCGACGGCATCGTTGAACTGGGACAAACCCAGCAAATGACCGCACGACTGGAAGTTTATGAAACCGAGATTGGCAAGGTGAAGCTGGGGCAACGGGTGAAGCTGTACGCAGACAGTTTCTCAGACCCGCTGAATGGCAACGTAATTGAAATTGGTGTGCAGGTGAAGCGTCAAAACGTAATCAACTCTGACACCTCCGCCAATATTGACGCTCGCGTGGTCGAAGTGCGCGTTCAGCTTGATCCTGCCTCTGTCCAGCAGGTTGCTGGACTGACAAACTTACAGGTGACAGGAGAAATCCAGCGATGA
- a CDS encoding DNA polymerase IV, translating into MNAVRKIFHVDLDAFFTSVEQRDEPRYRGKPIVVSGSPNERGAVAAASYEARRYGIHSAMPSRTAHQKCPHLIFVKPRYDVYRSISLQIREIFYRHPDLVEPIALDKAYLDVTQNKFNAFWTCALQ; encoded by the coding sequence GTGAATGCAGTCCGGAAAATTTTTCATGTGGATCTCGATGCTTTTTTTACCTCGGTGGAACAGCGGGATGAACCCCGATACCGGGGCAAGCCGATTGTCGTGAGCGGCTCTCCCAATGAACGCGGAGCCGTCGCAGCCGCTAGCTATGAAGCAAGACGTTATGGCATTCATTCTGCAATGCCTTCTCGTACTGCTCACCAAAAATGTCCGCACCTGATCTTCGTCAAGCCTCGCTATGACGTTTACCGATCGATCTCCTTACAAATCCGCGAAATTTTTTACCGCCACCCCGACTTAGTGGAGCCGATTGCCCTAGATAAAGCGTATCTGGATGTGACGCAGAACAAATTCAATGCCTTCTGGACCTGTGCCTTGCAGTAG
- a CDS encoding acetyl-CoA C-acyltransferase, producing MMETAYIVSSVRTAVGKAPRGTLRNMRPDDLGAIAVEAALNAVEGVEPNDIEDVIFGCAFPEAEQGFNLGRIIAQRAGLPDSAAGATINRFCASGLQSIALASQTIAMGQADAIIAGGAESMSLIPMGGHLIAPNPDLIDHAPQVYSTMGMTAENVAKQHDISRADQDAFALRSHQRAIAATQSGKFDDELIPISVKTTQYHEGQVQSNETVLTKDEGPRSDTNLEALSKLPTAFKVGGSVTAGNASQMSDGAAATLLLSQRKVEELGLKPLGRLLGFAVAGVPPEVMGIGPVVAIPKVLEQVGLTLADIGLIELNEAFAAQSLAVIRKLGLNEDITNVNGGAIALGHPLGCTGAKLTATLLHEMKRRGVRYGLVTMCVGGGMGAAGVFENLMA from the coding sequence ATGATGGAAACAGCTTATATTGTCAGCAGTGTCCGAACTGCCGTTGGCAAAGCCCCTCGCGGTACGCTGCGGAATATGCGACCAGATGACTTGGGTGCGATCGCTGTCGAAGCTGCTCTGAATGCCGTTGAAGGCGTTGAGCCAAACGATATCGAAGACGTGATTTTTGGCTGTGCCTTTCCTGAAGCAGAGCAGGGATTTAACCTGGGACGAATTATTGCTCAACGGGCAGGACTTCCCGATTCTGCGGCTGGCGCGACGATCAACCGCTTCTGTGCCTCTGGGCTTCAGTCGATCGCCTTAGCCTCTCAGACGATCGCGATGGGACAGGCAGATGCCATTATTGCGGGAGGGGCTGAATCCATGAGTCTGATTCCGATGGGAGGACACCTGATTGCGCCCAACCCGGATCTGATTGACCACGCCCCCCAGGTCTACAGCACGATGGGAATGACTGCTGAAAACGTGGCAAAACAACACGATATTTCTCGCGCCGATCAGGATGCCTTTGCGCTGCGATCGCACCAGCGGGCAATTGCTGCTACCCAGTCGGGTAAATTCGACGACGAACTGATTCCCATTTCCGTGAAAACGACCCAGTACCACGAGGGGCAGGTGCAATCTAACGAAACGGTTTTAACCAAGGATGAGGGACCGCGCAGCGATACGAACCTGGAAGCTCTGTCTAAATTGCCGACTGCCTTTAAGGTCGGGGGCAGCGTCACAGCGGGTAACGCCTCCCAAATGTCTGATGGTGCTGCCGCTACGCTCCTGTTGAGCCAGCGCAAGGTTGAAGAGCTAGGCTTAAAACCCCTGGGACGCTTGCTTGGGTTCGCGGTTGCGGGGGTTCCTCCCGAAGTGATGGGTATTGGTCCTGTCGTCGCCATCCCCAAAGTTTTGGAGCAGGTAGGACTCACGCTGGCTGACATTGGCTTAATTGAATTAAACGAAGCATTTGCTGCTCAATCCCTTGCTGTCATTCGCAAGCTAGGCTTAAACGAAGACATTACCAATGTGAATGGGGGGGCGATCGCCCTCGGACATCCCCTGGGCTGCACTGGGGCTAAACTCACTGCTACTTTGCTGCACGAAATGAAACGTCGGGGAGTGCGCTATGGGCTGGTAACCATGTGTGTGGGTGGCGGTATGGGGGCTGCGGGTGTTTTCGAGAATTTGATGGCGTAA
- a CDS encoding DevA family ABC transporter ATP-binding protein: MNQTLTIDPESTIATSPVIQVENLNHFFGEGELRKQVLFDINLSITAGEIVILTGPSGSGKTTLLSLMGGLRSPQMGNLRMLNTELVGAPKSVAVAARRSCGYIFQAHNLHSSLTAQENVMMGLEVHGTYSRSQRRELALKMLEIVGLEQRTQYYPADLSGGQKQRVAIARALASHPRIVLADEPTAALDKKSGRDVVELMQRLAKEQGCTILMVTHDNRILDVADRIIYMEDGHLVDPAGAMENSQTAVLPSKNDA, from the coding sequence ATGAATCAAACGCTGACAATCGACCCAGAATCTACGATCGCGACTTCTCCGGTGATCCAGGTTGAGAATCTCAATCATTTCTTTGGCGAAGGCGAACTGCGAAAGCAGGTGCTTTTTGATATTAATCTTTCGATCACTGCGGGGGAGATTGTTATCCTGACAGGTCCTTCGGGTTCAGGTAAAACGACGCTTCTATCGCTGATGGGCGGGCTGCGATCACCCCAGATGGGCAACCTGCGAATGTTGAATACAGAACTGGTCGGTGCGCCAAAGTCCGTTGCAGTAGCGGCACGGCGATCGTGCGGCTATATTTTCCAGGCACACAACCTGCACAGCAGCCTCACAGCTCAAGAAAACGTGATGATGGGTCTGGAAGTTCACGGCACCTATTCCCGCTCCCAACGTCGCGAGTTAGCCCTGAAAATGCTGGAGATCGTGGGTTTAGAACAACGCACGCAATACTATCCAGCCGATCTCTCTGGTGGACAAAAGCAGCGTGTCGCGATCGCCCGTGCCTTGGCAAGTCATCCCAGAATTGTGTTAGCGGATGAACCGACTGCTGCCCTGGACAAAAAATCTGGGCGCGATGTCGTAGAACTGATGCAGCGATTGGCAAAAGAACAGGGCTGCACCATTCTGATGGTGACGCATGATAACCGAATTTTAGATGTCGCTGATCGAATTATCTACATGGAGGATGGGCATTTAGTTGATCCGGCTGGCGCAATGGAAAATTCCCAAACTGCTGTGCTGCCCT
- a CDS encoding transposase has protein sequence MEGVPSSNKVRFHLNKLEDITQLERQVNEALQGCIPERIANHRHRLAIDLHLIPYYGAPEETVLPYLYRSQAKAGTTTFFAYATVYVIRRHQRVMLAIHAIARGETLVATLTYLLSRLDPLRVKVERLYLDRGFYSVPVIRWLQALRMPFIMPAVIRGKQGGTRALCQGRCGYQTPYI, from the coding sequence TTGGAAGGTGTTCCCAGTAGTAACAAAGTTCGCTTTCACCTCAACAAGTTGGAGGACATAACGCAACTAGAGCGGCAGGTGAATGAGGCGCTGCAAGGTTGCATACCCGAACGGATCGCAAATCATCGCCATCGTCTAGCCATCGACCTGCATCTGATTCCGTACTATGGTGCACCGGAGGAAACGGTGCTGCCCTACCTCTACCGGTCGCAAGCCAAGGCGGGAACCACGACCTTCTTCGCCTATGCCACGGTGTATGTCATTCGCCGTCATCAGCGGGTCATGCTGGCTATCCATGCCATTGCGCGAGGAGAGACACTCGTGGCGACCCTGACCTATCTGTTGTCCAGACTGGATCCCCTACGGGTGAAGGTGGAACGGCTCTACCTGGACCGAGGCTTCTACAGCGTACCGGTGATTCGGTGGTTGCAAGCTCTACGGATGCCGTTCATCATGCCGGCTGTGATTCGCGGCAAACAAGGCGGCACCCGTGCCCTTTGCCAAGGGCGTTGCGGCTATCAAACGCCCTACATTTGA
- a CDS encoding TetR/AcrR family transcriptional regulator, producing MTSSKPTPSRTLSSEKTAAILEGAMQVFLEQGYMGTTMDRVAAAAGVSKPTVYNHFRDKETLFNALVEQWVHKTQWLTLPQEMLQSSSQSPEKVLRQLANNMLDSCIDSPEKVTFIRMILGESGRFPELGRAFVEHMDKPMLDVLTHYLSTHSEFNLPDPQAVAYSFAGTLIFFLMTHIMLHGEDILRMDRERLVNHLIAMSCGNNFRLEQ from the coding sequence ATGACTTCTTCTAAACCCACTCCGTCTCGCACCCTGTCTTCTGAGAAAACTGCCGCTATTCTTGAGGGCGCAATGCAGGTTTTTCTGGAACAAGGCTATATGGGCACGACGATGGATCGGGTCGCCGCCGCCGCAGGGGTATCAAAGCCGACCGTCTATAACCACTTTCGCGACAAGGAAACGCTGTTTAACGCCCTAGTAGAGCAGTGGGTTCATAAAACGCAGTGGTTAACGCTGCCCCAGGAAATGCTGCAATCGTCCTCGCAATCACCGGAAAAGGTACTGCGCCAGCTTGCGAACAATATGCTTGATTCCTGCATCGACAGCCCTGAAAAAGTGACCTTTATCCGCATGATCCTGGGCGAGTCTGGACGGTTTCCAGAACTAGGACGGGCGTTTGTGGAACACATGGATAAACCGATGCTCGATGTTTTAACTCACTATCTATCGACTCATTCAGAATTTAATCTCCCTGACCCACAAGCTGTTGCTTACTCGTTTGCCGGAACGCTAATCTTTTTCTTGATGACTCATATCATGCTGCACGGCGAAGATATTCTCCGAATGGATCGTGAGCGACTGGTTAATCATCTCATTGCGATGTCTTGTGGAAACAATTTCCGGCTGGAGCAATAA
- a CDS encoding tyrosine-type recombinase/integrase yields the protein MNDSSTDPVLPVTIVPIEGGKKQEPRRSEPPDLRHWQIEEFLRQTGKAENTQHTCWGQLVRFAAWCDKSWLDVTPGDIGKYRREPKSKGLKATSINHVLNTLRSFYGWLRRSNGYPMNQPLPTDAIDLEQQEEPQADHLDTEDLRQLWEVLKFDDGTRVRDRIWRFTWNGDDSRAGCLSRCRGVRCF from the coding sequence ATGAACGATTCCTCCACGGACCCTGTTTTGCCTGTCACGATCGTGCCTATTGAGGGTGGCAAGAAGCAGGAACCTCGGCGATCTGAACCTCCAGATTTACGTCACTGGCAGATCGAGGAGTTCCTGCGGCAGACGGGGAAAGCGGAGAATACTCAGCACACTTGTTGGGGGCAGTTAGTGCGGTTTGCTGCTTGGTGCGACAAGTCCTGGCTGGATGTCACGCCTGGTGACATTGGCAAGTATCGGCGGGAGCCAAAGTCGAAGGGATTGAAAGCCACCTCGATTAATCATGTGCTCAACACGCTGCGATCGTTCTACGGTTGGCTGCGCCGGAGCAATGGCTATCCAATGAATCAACCGCTTCCTACAGATGCGATCGATCTGGAGCAGCAGGAGGAGCCCCAGGCAGATCATCTGGATACGGAGGATTTGAGACAGCTATGGGAAGTACTGAAGTTTGATGACGGGACACGGGTGCGCGATCGCATCTGGAGGTTTACCTGGAATGGCGACGACAGTAGGGCGGGGTGTTTAAGCCGCTGCCGGGGAGTCCGATGTTTCTAG
- a CDS encoding tyrosine-type recombinase/integrase, giving the protein MFLAQDPKNKGKRLGYRGLHKMVRKLGAVAGVKDINPHRFRHTFGTNVTRREVDPLFGKELMGIKSGQLR; this is encoded by the coding sequence ATGTTTCTAGCGCAGGACCCGAAGAATAAGGGTAAGCGCTTAGGCTACAGGGGGCTGCACAAAATGGTGCGAAAGTTGGGGGCAGTTGCTGGAGTGAAAGATATTAACCCGCACCGCTTCCGCCATACGTTCGGCACAAACGTGACGCGACGAGAGGTTGATCCCTTATTTGGGAAGGAATTGATGGGGATCAAAAGCGGGCAGCTTCGCTGA
- a CDS encoding acyl-CoA dehydrogenase, giving the protein MIPLPFTIIVSVLLLFILGYWGASLWLWSLYFSVVLFAFTPPIWLWIIWGTIAAILNVPLLRRTLISAPILRGVRSLHLLPQISETERAAIDAGTVWIEGEFFSGRPNFRRIREQPYPDASPTLQAFLDGPVEKVCRMATDWEIHRRKDLSPEVWRYLKEEGFLGMLIPEKYGGLGFSNLDYSTIMVKLASRSFIYTATVGVTNSLGPAKLLLNYGTAEQKDYYLPRLARGEEIPCFALTEPAAGSDAASITAQGTVFRGEDGECYLRLNFRKRYITLGAIATLIGLAFKLYDPENLLGKGTDVGITCALVPANTPGVILGKRHDPMGVPFYNSPIEGQDVVISVDQIIGGVEQAGQGWKMLMQSLAAGRGISFPASCTGIAKYVTRITSAHALVRQQFGLSIGRFEGIEEPLARIAGITYLLEAARVYTCAAIDQGEKPSVVSAIAKYQFTELVRKLVNDGMDILGGAGICRGPRNLLANVYTAMPIPITVEGSNILTRTLMIFGQGVIRCHPYLYAEVQAVQENDPVTFDRLLWQHLGFACRNIFRTLFLSLSRGAIARSPISGSTARYYRKLTWASAQFALLTDLALLCYGGSLKRHEKITGRFADIASWLYLSAATLRRFEAEGHSEDLPLVDWSLQYSLTHIQQAIEGIWSNLPIPAPVRTLILMSCRLNSLGQLPPDHLGSQIAQQIQRPGLARDRLTAGIYLPIHSDEALGRLDQAFVLCTQAESATKTLKTAIRKGELSIRSTELSSDTVLNAAVDAELISTVDAQFIRVAETARQAAIQVDTFTLAEYQLL; this is encoded by the coding sequence ATGATTCCATTGCCATTCACAATCATCGTATCTGTTCTTTTGCTGTTCATTCTGGGATATTGGGGTGCTTCACTCTGGTTGTGGTCACTTTATTTCAGCGTTGTTCTTTTTGCATTCACTCCACCGATTTGGTTATGGATTATTTGGGGCACTATCGCAGCCATCCTCAATGTGCCTCTGCTCCGACGGACTTTGATTAGTGCCCCCATTCTGCGGGGAGTGCGATCGCTCCACCTTCTGCCGCAAATTTCTGAAACCGAGCGGGCAGCCATTGATGCGGGCACTGTCTGGATTGAGGGTGAGTTTTTCTCCGGGCGACCAAACTTCCGGCGCATCCGAGAGCAGCCTTATCCAGACGCATCACCCACACTACAGGCGTTTCTGGACGGTCCCGTAGAAAAGGTTTGTCGCATGGCAACCGATTGGGAGATTCATCGCCGCAAAGACCTGTCGCCGGAAGTATGGCGTTATCTCAAAGAAGAAGGTTTTCTGGGAATGCTGATTCCTGAGAAGTACGGTGGCTTAGGCTTCTCCAATCTCGACTACAGCACCATTATGGTGAAGCTTGCCTCCCGCTCCTTCATCTATACCGCTACCGTCGGCGTAACCAATTCGCTGGGACCCGCTAAACTGCTGCTCAACTATGGCACTGCGGAGCAAAAGGACTACTACCTCCCCCGACTGGCACGAGGGGAAGAAATTCCCTGCTTTGCCCTGACCGAACCTGCCGCCGGTTCCGATGCGGCTAGCATTACCGCTCAGGGCACGGTGTTTCGTGGTGAGGATGGTGAATGTTACCTGCGGTTAAACTTCCGCAAGCGGTACATTACGCTGGGAGCGATCGCCACTTTGATCGGACTCGCCTTTAAACTTTATGATCCCGAAAACCTGCTCGGTAAAGGAACTGACGTTGGGATTACCTGCGCTTTGGTTCCTGCTAACACGCCCGGTGTGATTCTTGGTAAACGCCATGATCCTATGGGCGTTCCCTTCTATAACTCACCAATTGAAGGGCAGGACGTTGTTATTTCCGTCGATCAAATCATCGGCGGGGTAGAGCAAGCAGGACAGGGGTGGAAGATGCTGATGCAATCTCTGGCGGCAGGACGGGGCATCAGTTTTCCTGCAAGCTGCACAGGCATCGCCAAATATGTCACCCGTATTACCAGTGCCCATGCCCTGGTACGACAGCAGTTTGGTTTATCGATCGGACGGTTTGAGGGCATTGAGGAGCCGCTTGCTCGAATTGCAGGAATCACCTATCTCCTGGAAGCTGCCCGCGTTTATACCTGCGCTGCGATTGATCAGGGTGAAAAGCCATCGGTGGTTTCGGCGATTGCCAAATATCAGTTCACTGAGCTTGTTCGCAAATTGGTCAATGACGGTATGGATATCCTGGGCGGTGCGGGAATTTGCCGGGGTCCACGAAACCTGCTGGCAAACGTTTACACCGCCATGCCAATTCCGATTACGGTGGAAGGATCGAACATCCTCACCCGAACCTTAATGATCTTTGGTCAAGGTGTGATTCGTTGCCATCCCTATCTTTATGCCGAAGTCCAAGCCGTTCAAGAGAATGACCCTGTAACTTTCGATCGCCTGTTGTGGCAGCATCTCGGTTTTGCTTGCAGAAATATTTTTAGAACCTTATTTTTGAGTCTCTCACGAGGCGCGATCGCCCGCTCTCCAATCTCCGGTTCTACTGCCCGCTACTACCGCAAACTGACCTGGGCATCTGCTCAATTCGCCTTACTCACGGATCTGGCGCTACTTTGCTATGGGGGCAGCTTGAAGCGTCACGAAAAAATCACCGGACGTTTTGCTGATATTGCCTCTTGGCTATACCTCAGTGCGGCGACCCTACGACGATTCGAGGCAGAAGGACATTCCGAAGATCTACCCCTGGTCGATTGGTCGTTGCAATATAGCTTGACGCACATTCAGCAAGCAATTGAGGGGATCTGGAGTAACCTGCCGATTCCCGCCCCTGTTCGCACCCTTATCTTGATGAGCTGTCGGCTCAATTCTCTTGGGCAGCTTCCTCCCGATCACCTAGGGAGCCAGATTGCTCAGCAAATTCAAAGACCGGGCTTGGCACGCGATCGCCTGACTGCCGGAATTTACCTTCCCATTCACTCGGATGAAGCCCTGGGACGTTTGGATCAAGCCTTTGTGCTATGTACTCAGGCAGAAAGTGCGACCAAAACTCTAAAAACTGCTATTCGTAAAGGTGAGCTTTCCATTCGTTCCACCGAATTGTCCTCGGATACAGTACTAAATGCCGCAGTGGATGCTGAACTCATTTCCACAGTTGATGCCCAGTTCATTCGCGTTGCAGAAACAGCGCGTCAGGCTGCAATTCAAGTCGATACCTTCACGCTCGCAGAATATCAACTCCTGTAG
- the devC gene encoding ABC transporter permease DevC: MTLTPPKAATPETQPPQLPKRNLWQQLQDRTPLGWLQLKKSKSRFLVAVAGIGFADLLMFAQLGIQAALFDSNTSLNRGMDADIILRSAQYRDLSLADTLPRRRLYQIQDLPGVQSAEPLYVSRVVWRNPQTRRRTQLTLVGQSIERPVLTFEEVNQNLHQLKQPDTFLFDRLSRGQYADLVAQVAAGQSVKTEIDRRTVEVAGLFSLGASFATDGTLVTSSENFLRFFPQRSPGQITLGLVKVAPGADPQQVLVQIKAILPPDTIASTKQEYVDYEQAYWQQTTPIGIIFTFGTVMAFVVGTVIVFQILSTDVNEHLSEYATFKAMGYRDRYLLLIVLEQSLILASLGFIPGLALALGQYALIANLGALPISMTVNRLVLVFSLTVVMCMASGMIATRKLQSADPADNF, from the coding sequence ATGACGCTTACCCCACCCAAAGCAGCTACACCCGAAACGCAGCCACCGCAATTACCCAAACGCAATCTCTGGCAACAATTGCAGGATCGAACCCCCCTCGGCTGGCTGCAACTGAAGAAAAGCAAATCCCGGTTTCTAGTCGCCGTCGCCGGAATTGGATTTGCCGATCTCCTAATGTTTGCCCAACTTGGGATTCAGGCAGCTTTGTTTGATAGTAATACTTCACTGAATCGCGGCATGGATGCCGATATCATTCTTCGGAGCGCCCAGTATCGGGACTTAAGTTTAGCGGATACACTGCCGCGTCGTCGCCTCTATCAAATTCAAGACCTACCGGGTGTCCAGTCTGCTGAGCCGCTGTATGTTTCAAGGGTCGTTTGGCGCAATCCTCAGACTCGTCGCAGAACGCAACTGACCTTGGTGGGGCAGAGTATTGAACGTCCGGTACTCACCTTTGAGGAAGTGAACCAGAATCTGCATCAGCTAAAACAGCCCGACACCTTTTTGTTCGATCGCCTCAGTCGCGGACAGTATGCCGATCTCGTTGCCCAAGTTGCAGCCGGACAATCCGTTAAAACGGAAATCGATCGTCGAACCGTTGAAGTTGCAGGGCTATTCTCGCTGGGAGCTTCGTTTGCAACCGATGGAACCCTGGTCACCAGTTCCGAAAACTTTCTGCGCTTTTTCCCTCAGCGGAGTCCCGGACAAATCACCTTGGGGCTAGTCAAAGTTGCTCCCGGTGCTGACCCACAGCAGGTGCTTGTCCAGATCAAAGCGATTCTGCCGCCGGATACCATTGCTTCTACCAAGCAGGAGTATGTCGATTACGAGCAAGCCTACTGGCAGCAGACGACCCCGATCGGCATTATCTTCACCTTTGGAACAGTGATGGCGTTTGTGGTCGGGACGGTGATTGTGTTTCAAATTCTCTCAACCGACGTGAACGAACACCTGAGCGAATACGCCACGTTTAAGGCAATGGGCTATCGCGATCGCTATTTGCTACTCATTGTGTTGGAACAATCGCTGATTCTGGCATCGCTGGGATTTATCCCTGGCTTAGCACTGGCATTGGGACAATATGCGCTGATTGCGAACCTCGGTGCGTTACCCATTTCAATGACTGTCAATCGGTTGGTGCTTGTGTTTTCACTCACGGTGGTCATGTGTATGGCATCAGGTATGATTGCCACTCGCAAATTGCAATCGGCTGACCCTGCCGATAATTTCTAG